In one window of Halomarina pelagica DNA:
- a CDS encoding HalOD1 output domain-containing protein — MPSTDEPPDPVPVVHTAWYDPDETPPSVGLVLAVAEVEGVDPLELRDSLYSAVDPECLDGLFGPRMNGALRLDGCVSFRCCGYDLTVAGDGTITVRDSVGCGCPE; from the coding sequence ATGCCGTCCACCGACGAACCCCCTGATCCCGTCCCGGTCGTTCACACGGCGTGGTACGACCCCGACGAGACGCCCCCCAGCGTCGGCCTCGTGCTGGCCGTCGCGGAGGTGGAGGGCGTCGACCCGCTCGAACTGCGCGATTCGCTGTACTCGGCCGTCGACCCGGAGTGCCTCGACGGTCTCTTCGGTCCCCGGATGAACGGGGCGCTCCGCCTCGACGGGTGCGTGTCGTTCCGGTGCTGCGGCTACGACCTCACCGTCGCCGGGGACGGCACCATCACCGTCCGCGATTCCGTCGGATGCGGCTGCCCGGAGTAG
- a CDS encoding DUF309 domain-containing protein, translating into MSGADADRGADVNRHLRAGVAVYNAGEYHAAHDAWEEPWLELDAGPEKDFLQGLIQFTAAVHHAVEGNPAGATGLAASAREYLDGLGAAFRGVALDPVREYLRDLEADPAVVERRPPVRLEIGGRTVSVADLDFEESVVAARILAEEHGFDPELIERAARYGRADLDAGRATSPFVSLVMDFAQGRNRALVYRRLSEHAARREHEEGDVEGLFG; encoded by the coding sequence ATGAGTGGCGCGGACGCGGATCGTGGCGCGGACGTGAACCGACACCTCCGCGCGGGCGTCGCCGTCTACAACGCGGGCGAGTACCACGCCGCCCACGACGCGTGGGAGGAGCCGTGGCTCGAACTCGACGCCGGCCCGGAGAAGGACTTCCTGCAGGGGCTCATCCAGTTCACCGCCGCCGTCCACCACGCCGTCGAGGGGAACCCGGCGGGCGCGACTGGCCTCGCCGCGAGCGCCCGCGAGTACCTCGACGGCCTCGGCGCGGCGTTCCGGGGCGTCGCGCTCGACCCCGTCCGCGAGTACCTGCGCGACCTCGAAGCCGATCCCGCGGTCGTCGAGCGCCGCCCGCCGGTTCGACTGGAGATCGGGGGGCGAACGGTCTCGGTCGCGGACCTCGACTTCGAGGAGTCGGTCGTCGCGGCGCGGATCCTCGCCGAGGAGCACGGCTTCGATCCCGAACTGATCGAGCGGGCGGCCCGCTACGGGCGGGCGGACCTCGACGCGGGACGGGCGACGAGCCCCTTCGTATCGCTCGTGATGGACTTCGCGCAGGGGCGAAACCGCGCGCTGGTCTACCGACGGCTATCGGAGCACGCGGCGAGGCGGGAGCACGAGGAGGGGGACGTAGAGGGGCTGTTCGGGTGA
- a CDS encoding DUF2321 domain-containing protein, which translates to MQVCKNGHQITEVYHRSPEFRQKYCEKCGAETIITCPECGAEIKGHYHVEGVVSMGSSKDVPKYCHDCGEPYPWTE; encoded by the coding sequence ATGCAAGTCTGTAAGAACGGGCACCAGATCACGGAGGTATATCACAGATCCCCCGAGTTTAGACAAAAATATTGTGAGAAGTGCGGTGCTGAGACGATAATCACGTGCCCCGAATGCGGTGCAGAAATCAAGGGACACTATCATGTAGAGGGAGTGGTTTCAATGGGTAGCTCCAAAGACGTCCCTAAATACTGTCACGACTGTGGAGAACCGTATCCGTGGACGGAGTAA
- the azf gene encoding NAD-dependent glucose-6-phosphate dehydrogenase Azf: MDDPVLLTGAAGRVGRAILDGIGERYAWRLLDHNPPTEEPDHEYVVADITDGDAVREAMAGVGAVVHLAGDPRPEAPWDSVLANNIDGTHTVMQAAVDAGVERFVFASSNHAVGAYEFGRDPHIYRTESEFMLDGTELPRPKNVYGVSKAAGETLGRYFHDVYDLSVVCVRIGNLTKGHPPIDYERGQAMWLSYRDCAHLFDRCLTADYGYEIVYGISDNDRKYYSIERAREVLGYDPQDNSAEHD, encoded by the coding sequence ATGGACGACCCGGTCTTACTCACGGGGGCCGCCGGTCGCGTCGGCCGCGCCATCCTCGACGGCATCGGCGAGCGATACGCGTGGCGACTGCTCGACCACAACCCGCCGACGGAGGAACCCGACCACGAGTACGTCGTCGCGGACATCACCGACGGGGACGCCGTCCGCGAGGCGATGGCGGGCGTCGGCGCGGTCGTCCACCTCGCCGGCGACCCCCGTCCCGAGGCCCCCTGGGACAGCGTCCTCGCGAACAACATCGACGGGACCCACACCGTCATGCAGGCGGCGGTCGACGCGGGCGTCGAGAGGTTCGTCTTCGCCTCCTCCAACCACGCCGTCGGTGCCTACGAGTTCGGCCGCGATCCGCACATCTACCGCACGGAGTCCGAGTTCATGCTCGACGGGACGGAACTCCCCCGGCCGAAGAACGTCTACGGCGTCAGCAAGGCCGCCGGCGAGACCCTCGGACGATACTTCCACGACGTGTACGACCTCTCGGTGGTCTGCGTCCGCATCGGCAACCTAACCAAGGGCCACCCGCCGATCGACTACGAGCGCGGGCAGGCGATGTGGCTCTCCTACCGCGACTGCGCGCACCTCTTCGACCGCTGTCTCACCGCCGACTACGGCTACGAGATCGTCTACGGCATCTCCGACAACGACCGCAAGTACTACTCCATCGAGCGCGCCCGAGAGGTCCTCGGCTACGACCCGCAGGACAACTCCGCCGAACACGACTGA
- a CDS encoding translation initiation factor IF-2 subunit beta, which translates to MDYESSLDRAMENVPDIDTSGERLSVPDAHAQKDGAFTRLTNLAEIADTVSRDPDHVHRFVQRDLGTNGKLEDGVGRYNGTFSGRDFDESIEKYVETYVLCGECGLPDTRLVTEDRTPMLRCDACGAFRPVSKQRRPQQQTQQRDAVEEGQTYTLEITSTGRKGDGVAERGEYTIFVPGAQRGDVVEAYIENVSGSLAFARLESKQN; encoded by the coding sequence ATGGATTACGAATCGAGCCTCGACCGGGCCATGGAGAACGTACCCGACATCGACACCAGCGGCGAGCGACTGAGCGTCCCCGACGCCCACGCACAGAAGGACGGGGCGTTCACGCGACTGACCAACCTCGCCGAGATCGCGGACACCGTCTCCCGCGATCCCGACCACGTCCACCGCTTCGTCCAGCGCGACCTCGGGACCAACGGGAAACTGGAGGACGGCGTCGGCCGATACAACGGGACGTTCTCCGGGCGCGACTTCGACGAGAGCATCGAGAAGTACGTCGAGACGTACGTCCTCTGTGGCGAGTGCGGCCTCCCCGACACCCGCCTCGTCACCGAGGACCGCACGCCGATGCTCCGCTGTGACGCCTGCGGCGCGTTCCGCCCCGTCTCCAAGCAGCGCCGCCCCCAGCAGCAGACCCAGCAGCGGGACGCCGTCGAGGAGGGCCAGACCTACACGCTCGAGATCACCTCGACCGGGCGAAAGGGCGACGGCGTCGCCGAGCGCGGCGAGTACACCATCTTCGTCCCCGGCGCACAGCGCGGGGACGTCGTCGAGGCCTACATCGAGAACGTGAGCGGGTCGCTCGCGTTCGCCCGGCTTGAATCGAAACAGAACTAA
- a CDS encoding dihydroneopterin aldolase family protein, translated as MDPTEREVACFEAGIKFGSLYHQFAGTPVSPESAASLERAMEEAIENQPHCASVDVDVLAERLDTNHGYTELTGEYVEVRMRIEYEDTVVHAEMRMEEGYPMMRVVDVTERP; from the coding sequence ATGGATCCCACGGAACGGGAGGTCGCCTGCTTCGAGGCCGGTATCAAGTTCGGCTCGCTCTACCACCAGTTCGCGGGGACGCCCGTCAGCCCCGAGAGCGCGGCGAGCCTCGAACGCGCCATGGAGGAGGCCATCGAGAACCAGCCACACTGCGCGTCGGTCGACGTGGACGTCCTCGCCGAGAGGCTCGACACGAACCACGGCTACACCGAACTGACGGGCGAGTACGTGGAGGTGCGAATGCGCATCGAGTACGAGGACACCGTCGTGCACGCCGAGATGCGCATGGAGGAGGGCTACCCCATGATGCGCGTCGTGGACGTGACGGAGCGTCCCTGA
- a CDS encoding DUF5790 family protein, giving the protein MSQQTLSDDELFGEAASEMRADVEESLAAARAELPTADAVWEVESENTLGVLNSLRSALDVGDAEEHLRNAKKWYTMGERADAFDDAADLREAIEELDDLIAEIDDAHGQVGELASTIPQLRGALQEAEADGGTDADEGGAEDEDAEAEDDESEEDEE; this is encoded by the coding sequence ATGAGTCAACAGACCCTCAGCGACGACGAGCTGTTCGGCGAGGCGGCCTCCGAGATGCGCGCCGACGTCGAGGAGAGTCTCGCCGCGGCCCGCGCCGAACTCCCGACGGCCGACGCCGTCTGGGAGGTCGAGTCGGAGAACACCCTCGGCGTGCTCAACAGCCTCCGGAGCGCCCTCGACGTGGGCGACGCCGAGGAGCACCTCCGCAACGCCAAGAAGTGGTACACGATGGGCGAGCGGGCGGACGCCTTCGACGACGCGGCGGACCTCCGCGAGGCGATCGAGGAACTCGACGACCTGATCGCGGAGATCGACGACGCCCACGGGCAGGTCGGCGAACTCGCGAGCACGATCCCGCAGCTCCGCGGCGCGCTCCAGGAGGCCGAGGCCGACGGCGGAACCGACGCCGACGAGGGGGGAGCCGAGGACGAGGACGCCGAGGCCGAAGACGACGAGAGCGAGGAGGACGAGGAGTAG
- a CDS encoding creatininase family protein, producing MRLAEQTWTDVAEAETRLAFLPTGSTEQHGPHAPLGTDAMTADAVAEAGAAAFDGEIVVAPTIPVGIAEEHRGFDGTLWVTPDAFRRYVREVIESLAYHGFDRVVVVNGHGGNVDALGEVCARVTRDGTAHAVPFTWFSGGSADLPMGHGGARETALLRWVAPDLVREDRIEAAREGAADRWGEWVAGVNLAYDSDEFSENGIVGDPDAGSAADGEALLAAAAERLAALATAVDERAARDE from the coding sequence ATGCGACTCGCCGAGCAGACGTGGACCGACGTGGCCGAGGCGGAGACGCGTCTCGCGTTCCTGCCGACCGGCAGCACGGAACAGCACGGACCGCACGCGCCGCTGGGGACCGACGCGATGACCGCCGACGCCGTCGCCGAGGCGGGTGCGGCCGCGTTCGACGGCGAGATCGTCGTCGCGCCGACGATCCCCGTCGGGATCGCCGAGGAACACCGCGGGTTCGACGGTACCCTCTGGGTGACGCCGGACGCCTTCCGGCGGTACGTCCGCGAGGTGATCGAGAGCCTCGCGTACCACGGTTTCGACCGCGTCGTCGTCGTCAACGGCCACGGGGGGAACGTCGACGCGCTCGGGGAGGTCTGCGCGCGCGTCACCCGCGACGGCACCGCCCACGCCGTCCCGTTCACGTGGTTCTCTGGGGGTTCTGCCGATCTCCCGATGGGCCACGGCGGCGCACGGGAGACCGCGCTCCTGCGCTGGGTCGCCCCCGACCTCGTCCGCGAGGATCGCATCGAGGCGGCGCGCGAGGGGGCCGCCGACCGCTGGGGGGAGTGGGTTGCCGGCGTCAACCTCGCGTACGACTCCGACGAGTTCTCCGAGAACGGTATCGTCGGCGACCCGGACGCGGGGAGCGCGGCGGACGGCGAGGCGCTGCTCGCGGCGGCCGCTGAGCGACTGGCCGCCCTCGCGACCGCCGTCGACGAGCGCGCCGCGCGCGACGAGTGA
- a CDS encoding DUF5789 family protein, producing MSENDDRTLGVDFGDLDDRLESHDYPADTSEIREEYGDAEIGLEDGSVTLGEALEGYEEEFQSADDVRQAVLNMVGGGAVGREHYSDRGDQSESAQDHEEESL from the coding sequence ATGAGCGAGAACGACGACCGGACGCTGGGTGTCGATTTCGGCGACCTCGACGACCGCCTCGAATCGCACGACTACCCGGCCGACACCTCGGAGATCCGTGAGGAGTACGGCGACGCCGAGATCGGCCTGGAGGACGGTTCAGTGACGCTCGGGGAGGCGCTCGAGGGGTACGAGGAGGAGTTCCAGTCCGCCGACGACGTGCGGCAGGCGGTGCTCAACATGGTCGGCGGGGGGGCCGTCGGCCGGGAGCACTACTCCGACCGAGGCGATCAGTCAGAGTCGGCCCAGGACCACGAGGAGGAGTCGCTGTAG
- a CDS encoding ABC transporter ATP-binding protein codes for MDVSADDDDPFEEQRERAESPMRRLFLEYGGENRLAFAVGLTSSVIARALDLLPPFLLGFAIDAILRGEKAFALPLVPAAWLPTEPTGQLLVVSGIVAFAFFGGAGFHWIRNWGWNSFAQHIQHDVRTDTYDEMQRLNMDFFADKQTGEMMSILSNDVNRLERFLNDGMNAAFRLGVMVLGIAALLFYLNWQLAVVALLPVPLIALFTYRFIQTIQPKYAEVRSSVGKVNSRLENNLGGIQVIKTSNTEDFESDRVDDVSMNYFDANWGAIETRIKFFPALRVIAGVGFVLTFALGGIWVIQYETAGTAPWFFTEPLYVGEFVTFILYTQRFIWPMAQFGQIINMYQRAYASAARIFGLMDEPSRIEENPDAADLAVEEGRVEYDDVTFGYDDTETIVEDVSFTVEGGETLALVGPTGAGKSTVLKLLLRMYDVDEGAIRIDGQDVRDVSLRSLRRHVGYVSQDTFLFYGTVRENIAYATFDADDEAIVAAAKAAEAHDFIRNLPDGYDTMVGERGVKLSGGQRQRISIARAVLKDPEILVLDEATSDVDTETEMLIQRSLDRLTEDRTTFAIAHRLSTIRDAEGIVVLEDGRVVERGTHEDLLADDGLYAHLWGVQAGEIDELPQEFIERATRRQARTDSEPGEADD; via the coding sequence ATGGACGTTTCCGCCGACGATGACGACCCGTTCGAGGAGCAACGGGAGCGGGCGGAGAGCCCGATGCGACGCCTCTTTCTGGAGTACGGCGGCGAGAACCGACTCGCCTTCGCCGTCGGTCTGACGTCGAGCGTCATCGCGCGCGCGCTCGACCTGCTGCCGCCGTTTCTCCTGGGATTCGCCATCGACGCGATCCTCCGGGGGGAGAAGGCGTTCGCCCTGCCGCTCGTCCCGGCGGCCTGGCTGCCGACCGAACCGACCGGCCAGCTGCTGGTCGTCTCGGGCATCGTCGCCTTCGCGTTCTTCGGCGGGGCCGGCTTCCACTGGATACGGAACTGGGGGTGGAACTCCTTCGCCCAGCACATCCAGCACGACGTCCGCACGGACACGTACGACGAGATGCAGCGGCTGAACATGGACTTCTTCGCCGACAAGCAGACCGGCGAGATGATGTCCATCCTCTCGAACGACGTGAACCGACTCGAGCGGTTCCTCAACGACGGGATGAACGCCGCCTTCCGACTCGGGGTGATGGTCCTCGGCATCGCGGCGCTGCTGTTCTACCTCAACTGGCAACTCGCGGTCGTCGCGCTGCTCCCGGTCCCGCTCATCGCGCTGTTCACCTACCGGTTCATCCAGACGATCCAGCCGAAGTACGCCGAGGTGCGCTCGTCGGTCGGCAAGGTCAACTCCCGCCTCGAGAACAACCTCGGCGGGATTCAGGTGATAAAGACCTCGAACACGGAGGACTTCGAGTCCGACCGCGTGGACGACGTCTCGATGAACTACTTCGACGCCAACTGGGGCGCGATCGAGACCCGGATCAAGTTCTTCCCCGCCCTGCGCGTCATCGCCGGCGTCGGCTTCGTCCTCACGTTCGCCCTCGGCGGCATCTGGGTCATCCAGTACGAGACGGCAGGGACCGCCCCGTGGTTCTTCACCGAACCGCTCTACGTCGGCGAGTTCGTCACGTTCATCCTCTACACCCAGCGGTTCATCTGGCCGATGGCCCAGTTCGGACAGATCATCAATATGTATCAGCGGGCGTACGCCAGCGCGGCGCGCATCTTCGGGCTGATGGACGAGCCCTCGCGCATCGAGGAGAACCCGGACGCCGCCGATCTCGCCGTCGAGGAGGGGCGCGTCGAGTACGACGACGTCACGTTCGGGTACGACGATACCGAGACGATCGTCGAGGACGTCTCGTTCACCGTCGAGGGCGGTGAGACGCTCGCGCTCGTCGGCCCGACCGGCGCGGGGAAGTCGACCGTCCTGAAGCTCCTCCTCCGGATGTACGACGTGGACGAGGGGGCGATCCGGATCGACGGACAGGACGTCCGCGACGTCTCGCTCCGGAGCCTCCGACGGCACGTCGGCTACGTGAGCCAGGACACGTTCCTGTTCTACGGCACCGTCCGGGAGAACATCGCCTACGCGACGTTCGACGCGGACGACGAGGCGATCGTGGCGGCCGCGAAGGCCGCCGAGGCACACGACTTCATCCGAAACCTCCCCGACGGCTACGACACGATGGTCGGCGAGCGCGGCGTCAAGCTGTCGGGGGGCCAGCGCCAGCGCATCTCCATCGCCCGCGCCGTCCTCAAGGATCCGGAGATCCTCGTTCTCGACGAGGCGACGAGCGACGTCGACACGGAGACGGAGATGCTCATCCAGCGGTCGCTCGACCGCCTCACCGAAGACCGAACGACGTTCGCCATCGCCCACCGGCTGTCGACGATCAGGGACGCCGAGGGGATCGTGGTGCTGGAGGACGGGCGGGTGGTCGAGCGCGGCACCCACGAGGACCTCCTCGCGGACGATGGCCTCTACGCGCACCTCTGGGGCGTGCAGGCGGGTGAGATCGACGAACTCCCCCAGGAGTTCATCGAGCGCGCCACCAGACGACAGGCGCGCACCGACTCGGAACCGGGCGAGGCGGACGACTGA
- a CDS encoding DUF192 domain-containing protein, which produces MRKERVAGIVGLLLVLGLTGLTLVAAGVVPLPVGAPPADDYDRTTVTISDENGTELGSVEARVADTWQKRYTGLSNTSSLPADEGMLFVHEKPQQLTYVMRGMDFGIDIVFVSANGTITEIHHAPKPPEGADGEDFRYSGRGKYVLEVNYDWTTRHGVEVGDRVSAPDVGLTPPAPVSENTTAC; this is translated from the coding sequence ATGCGCAAGGAACGCGTCGCCGGGATCGTCGGCCTCCTGCTGGTGCTGGGGCTGACGGGCCTCACGCTGGTCGCCGCGGGCGTCGTTCCCCTGCCGGTCGGCGCGCCGCCGGCGGACGACTACGACCGGACCACCGTGACGATCAGCGACGAGAACGGCACCGAACTCGGTAGCGTCGAGGCGCGCGTCGCAGACACGTGGCAGAAGCGGTACACGGGGCTGAGCAACACCTCCTCGCTCCCCGCGGACGAAGGGATGCTGTTCGTCCACGAGAAACCGCAACAGCTCACCTACGTCATGCGGGGGATGGACTTCGGCATCGACATCGTGTTCGTCAGCGCCAACGGGACGATCACGGAGATCCACCACGCGCCGAAACCGCCCGAGGGTGCCGACGGCGAGGACTTCCGCTACTCGGGACGCGGCAAGTACGTGCTGGAGGTGAACTACGACTGGACGACCCGCCACGGCGTCGAGGTCGGCGACCGGGTGAGCGCGCCGGACGTCGGACTGACCCCTCCCGCTCCCGTGTCAGAGAATACCACTGCCTGCTAA
- a CDS encoding serpin family protein, translating into MPTRRTLLALSGALVAGGLAGCLDRGPTPGAGSPTAPDVRANVPRASGDVPAGDFDALVAGNAAFACDLLAELRGEEPNANLFVSPYSVSVALAMTWAGARGETERQMAEALRFELDQNALHPAFNALDRALESGDAGDAGDDGGAGADATDDGGEGGTPFRLETANALWGLADYPYREPFLETLAAYYGAGMHTVDFVGDPEGARTRINDWVSARTGGKIPELFSEGSFDRWTRLVLTNAVYFRATWAEAFDPDVTADAPFTALGGSSSDVPTMRQSERFPYAEVDGVQVVELPYVGGEVGMVVVLPPAGAFEAFEGSLDGSRLRALFEALAEAEGTVALPRFTYRSSFSLPGTLRALGMPVAFDRRRADFGGMVDLEAAGENVYVDDVVHEAFVAVDEAGTEAAAATGVEMGATSAPMDPFEMTVDRPFYFAIRHRETDAVLFLGRVVDAAAAQ; encoded by the coding sequence ATGCCGACTCGACGTACCCTCCTCGCCCTCTCGGGGGCGCTCGTGGCCGGTGGCCTCGCGGGCTGTCTGGATCGGGGACCGACGCCCGGCGCGGGGTCTCCGACCGCCCCCGACGTCAGGGCGAACGTCCCCCGCGCGTCGGGCGACGTGCCCGCGGGCGACTTCGACGCGCTCGTCGCGGGGAACGCGGCGTTCGCGTGCGACCTGCTCGCCGAACTGCGCGGCGAGGAACCGAACGCGAACCTGTTCGTCTCGCCGTACAGCGTCTCCGTCGCGCTGGCGATGACGTGGGCCGGGGCGCGGGGGGAGACGGAGCGACAGATGGCCGAGGCCCTGCGCTTCGAACTCGATCAGAACGCGCTGCACCCCGCGTTCAACGCGCTCGATCGGGCGCTCGAGTCGGGCGACGCGGGCGACGCGGGCGACGACGGCGGTGCCGGCGCGGACGCGACCGACGACGGGGGCGAGGGCGGGACGCCGTTTCGCCTCGAGACCGCGAACGCGCTGTGGGGGCTGGCCGACTACCCTTACCGCGAGCCGTTCCTCGAGACCCTCGCGGCCTACTACGGGGCGGGGATGCACACGGTCGACTTCGTCGGGGATCCGGAGGGCGCGCGAACGCGGATCAACGACTGGGTGAGCGCGCGGACCGGGGGAAAGATCCCCGAGCTGTTCTCCGAGGGATCGTTCGATCGGTGGACGCGCCTCGTGCTGACGAACGCCGTCTACTTCCGCGCGACGTGGGCGGAGGCGTTCGATCCCGACGTCACGGCGGACGCGCCGTTCACCGCGCTCGGCGGGTCCAGTTCGGACGTTCCGACGATGCGTCAGAGCGAGCGGTTCCCGTACGCCGAGGTGGACGGCGTCCAGGTCGTCGAACTGCCCTACGTCGGCGGTGAGGTGGGGATGGTGGTCGTCCTCCCGCCGGCCGGTGCGTTCGAGGCGTTCGAGGGGTCGCTCGATGGATCGCGGCTCCGGGCGCTGTTCGAGGCGCTGGCGGAGGCGGAGGGGACGGTCGCGCTCCCGCGGTTCACCTACCGGTCGTCGTTCAGCCTCCCCGGGACGCTGCGGGCGCTCGGGATGCCGGTCGCGTTCGACCGGCGGCGCGCGGACTTCGGCGGCATGGTGGACCTCGAAGCCGCGGGCGAGAACGTCTACGTCGACGACGTGGTCCACGAGGCGTTCGTCGCGGTGGACGAGGCGGGGACCGAGGCCGCGGCGGCCACGGGCGTCGAGATGGGTGCCACCAGCGCACCGATGGATCCCTTCGAGATGACCGTCGACCGGCCGTTCTACTTCGCGATCCGGCACCGCGAGACGGACGCGGTGCTGTTCCTCGGACGCGTCGTGGACGCCGCGGCGGCGCAGTAG
- a CDS encoding sulfatase-like hydrolase/transferase, with protein MSARNVVLIVLDTVRKDVYDEYAPRLRTAADASFEQCRAASSWSAPSHASVLTGELPHQHGVHAESFGSDFSFSRFARDDLFLGRLPEHATIGLSANPYVNSAFDFDVLFDEFHDFSIGSQSNPALFTDGLTVQEYVERSDASNAVGRYLGFLRACLGHDAPAKSLANGAWSRVGPAATRLPIPELVDDGARNIANAAVEAVDAIDEPCFVFANFMDAHTPLRNLWQYDQSLHSVPNGWSSTELSKWELNAEGAATEEYTRNYRQLYAAAVDYLDRVVSDLVGRLRRVADRETTVVVISDHGHNLGYPADDGLFHHTRSMTEGVLHTPCDVINPPAGYPSTETRYFSQLALGDLLVRLARGEPFDEGLVADRIPAELVGVLGGERSVWSQPDADAEFWNRMIRCVYDGEGTRKFQWDSLGASEEYELDPDRPSWQRRVATDVEIPAAARGLFDVELSEYKARAAAAPREMDFDATLEERLDELGYL; from the coding sequence GTGTCCGCGCGCAACGTCGTCCTGATCGTCCTCGACACGGTCCGCAAGGACGTGTACGACGAGTACGCCCCGCGGCTTCGGACGGCCGCCGACGCCTCGTTCGAGCAGTGTCGCGCCGCGAGTTCGTGGAGCGCGCCGAGTCACGCGAGCGTCCTCACGGGGGAACTCCCCCACCAGCACGGCGTGCACGCAGAGAGTTTCGGCTCTGACTTCAGCTTCTCGCGCTTCGCTCGCGACGACCTGTTCCTCGGGAGGCTCCCCGAGCACGCGACGATCGGGCTGAGCGCCAACCCGTACGTGAACTCCGCGTTCGACTTCGACGTCCTCTTCGACGAGTTCCACGACTTCTCGATCGGTTCGCAGTCGAACCCGGCGCTGTTCACCGACGGGCTCACCGTCCAGGAGTACGTGGAACGGAGCGACGCGTCGAACGCGGTCGGGCGGTACCTCGGGTTCCTTCGCGCCTGTCTCGGGCACGACGCGCCGGCGAAGAGCCTCGCGAACGGCGCGTGGTCGAGGGTCGGTCCCGCGGCGACGCGGTTGCCGATCCCCGAACTCGTCGACGACGGCGCGCGGAATATCGCGAACGCGGCGGTCGAGGCCGTCGACGCGATCGACGAGCCGTGTTTCGTCTTCGCGAACTTCATGGACGCGCACACGCCGTTGCGGAACCTGTGGCAGTACGACCAGTCGCTCCACTCGGTGCCGAACGGCTGGAGTTCGACCGAGTTGAGCAAGTGGGAGCTGAACGCGGAGGGGGCCGCGACCGAGGAGTACACCCGGAACTACCGACAGCTGTACGCGGCGGCGGTCGATTACCTCGACCGCGTGGTCTCGGACCTGGTCGGCCGGCTCCGACGCGTCGCGGATCGCGAGACGACGGTCGTCGTGATCTCGGATCACGGTCACAACCTGGGGTATCCCGCGGACGACGGTCTGTTCCACCACACGAGGAGCATGACGGAGGGGGTCCTGCACACGCCGTGCGACGTGATCAACCCGCCGGCGGGGTACCCCTCGACCGAGACGCGGTACTTCTCGCAACTCGCGCTCGGCGACCTGCTCGTCCGACTCGCCCGCGGCGAGCCCTTCGACGAGGGACTCGTCGCCGATCGGATCCCGGCCGAACTGGTCGGCGTGCTCGGGGGCGAGCGCTCCGTCTGGTCCCAGCCCGACGCGGACGCCGAGTTCTGGAACCGGATGATCCGGTGCGTCTACGACGGCGAGGGGACGCGGAAGTTCCAGTGGGACTCCCTCGGCGCGAGCGAGGAGTACGAACTCGACCCGGACAGGCCCTCCTGGCAGCGAAGGGTCGCGACCGACGTCGAGATCCCGGCGGCCGCGAGGGGCCTCTTCGACGTCGAACTCTCCGAGTACAAGGCGCGGGCGGCGGCCGCGCCACGGGAGATGGACTTCGACGCGACCCTGGAAGAGCGGCTGGACGAACTCGGTTACCTCTGA
- a CDS encoding cold-shock protein, which produces MAKGNVDFFNDTGGYGFISSDDADDDVFFHMEDVGGPDLEEGQEVEFSIEQAPKGPRATNVTRL; this is translated from the coding sequence ATGGCGAAAGGTAACGTTGATTTCTTCAACGACACTGGCGGTTACGGTTTCATCTCGAGCGACGACGCGGACGATGACGTGTTCTTCCACATGGAGGACGTCGGCGGCCCGGATCTCGAAGAGGGACAGGAAGTAGAGTTCAGCATCGAACAGGCCCCCAAGGGCCCCCGCGCGACGAACGTCACCCGGCTCTAA